The following coding sequences lie in one Stenotrophomonas rhizophila genomic window:
- a CDS encoding DUF7657 domain-containing protein, whose amino-acid sequence MKERTLAGTVRLPQPAHDTGLLSGLDPRQARICMAVIAVLCVLYVVFALTPSSYAMASEYLGLAPIEPLLGRARGIRMDEWMVYTPYVQIAVANDFGPTNAFSPYHETLRSFQALPLLDWGLPFKPYHWAFFVLPPANAYSFFFMFMSMAFLCGWALFLRQLRLPPLAAVLIALTLYFSPYVQVWWTSNAGAFALAPWAAVAWLRIDTRWLRILASAYALVVWLLAIAYPPFIISALLTMAVLVLAFRRDALTLPRLFDAALAGALALAVFVGYFHDAIEVIRNTVYPGHRESAGGGVSWITLMAHLFPNLMTRGFYPLPAFNYSNACEIAVLGSLLPLFTAVLADWAKVVRWARANRLSVAMLVGGTLLIACWVFLPVPLAVGKVTGLSMVPPSRAVLAFGLLLNIGCAIVLVQGGTRLSRGRLLLLAALLVVGSLAKLAFGDGSFSRLHATADAWPLLCVGVLALAARRPRLAAHPAALVLAVAMLCNVLINGLFNPVQSAQPIFTMDRDAVLESMQARGGQRAPDGSLVVEGRYGAMFSGIGIPAVNHTLYFPQLAYFRQRFPQMSEEAFNTTFNRYHHVMVSDVVEPRSMYADLVEVPAAAMLAEPCTRKVPADCAPAPLPVGDAP is encoded by the coding sequence ATGAAAGAACGCACGTTGGCCGGGACTGTCCGGCTCCCACAGCCCGCCCATGACACCGGCCTGTTGAGCGGGCTCGATCCGCGCCAGGCGCGTATCTGCATGGCGGTCATCGCGGTGCTGTGCGTGCTCTATGTGGTCTTTGCCCTGACGCCCTCGTCCTACGCGATGGCCAGCGAGTACCTGGGGCTGGCACCGATCGAGCCGCTGCTGGGCAGGGCGCGCGGCATCCGCATGGACGAATGGATGGTCTACACACCCTACGTGCAGATCGCCGTGGCCAACGACTTCGGTCCGACCAACGCGTTTTCGCCGTACCACGAGACCCTGCGCTCGTTCCAGGCGTTGCCGCTGCTGGACTGGGGGCTGCCGTTCAAGCCATACCACTGGGCGTTTTTCGTGCTGCCGCCGGCCAACGCCTATTCCTTCTTCTTCATGTTCATGTCGATGGCCTTCCTGTGCGGCTGGGCCCTGTTCCTGCGCCAGCTGCGGCTGCCGCCGCTGGCCGCGGTGCTGATCGCGCTCACGCTGTATTTCTCGCCCTATGTGCAGGTCTGGTGGACCAGCAACGCCGGCGCCTTCGCGCTGGCACCGTGGGCGGCCGTGGCCTGGCTGCGCATCGACACCCGCTGGCTGCGTATCCTGGCCAGTGCCTACGCGCTGGTGGTGTGGCTGCTGGCCATCGCCTACCCGCCCTTCATCATTTCTGCCCTGCTGACCATGGCCGTGCTGGTGCTGGCATTCCGCCGCGATGCACTGACCCTGCCGCGCCTGTTCGATGCCGCGCTGGCCGGTGCACTGGCCCTTGCGGTGTTCGTCGGCTACTTCCACGACGCGATCGAGGTGATCCGCAACACGGTCTACCCCGGGCATCGCGAAAGTGCCGGCGGTGGCGTCAGCTGGATCACGCTGATGGCCCACCTCTTCCCCAACCTGATGACCCGCGGCTTCTATCCGCTGCCGGCCTTCAACTATTCCAACGCCTGCGAAATCGCCGTGCTCGGCAGCCTGTTGCCACTGTTCACCGCGGTACTGGCCGACTGGGCCAAGGTGGTGCGCTGGGCCCGCGCCAACCGCCTGTCGGTGGCAATGCTGGTCGGTGGCACGCTGCTGATCGCCTGCTGGGTCTTCCTGCCGGTGCCGCTGGCCGTGGGCAAGGTGACCGGCCTGTCCATGGTGCCGCCCAGCCGCGCCGTGCTGGCGTTTGGCCTGCTTTTGAACATCGGCTGTGCGATCGTGCTGGTACAGGGCGGCACGCGCCTGAGCCGCGGCCGCCTGCTGCTGCTGGCCGCACTGCTGGTGGTCGGCAGCCTGGCCAAGCTTGCGTTCGGGGACGGCAGTTTCAGCCGGCTGCACGCCACCGCCGATGCCTGGCCGCTGCTGTGCGTGGGCGTGCTGGCCCTGGCCGCACGGCGGCCGCGGCTGGCCGCGCACCCGGCGGCGCTGGTGCTGGCGGTCGCCATGCTGTGCAACGTGCTGATCAACGGCCTGTTCAACCCGGTGCAGTCGGCACAGCCGATCTTCACCATGGACCGCGATGCCGTGCTCGAGTCCATGCAGGCCCGCGGCGGGCAGCGGGCACCGGACGGTTCGCTGGTCGTGGAAGGGCGATACGGGGCGATGTTCTCCGGCATCGGCATCCCGGCGGTCAACCACACCCTGTACTTCCCGCAGCTGGCCTACTTCCGCCAACGCTTCCCGCAGATGTCCGAGGAGGCCTTCAACACCACGTTCAACCGCTACCACCACGTGATGGTCAGCGATGTGGTCGAGCCCCGGTCGATGTATGCCGATCTGGTGGAAGTGCCTGCCGCAGCGATGCTGGCCGAACCCTGCACCCGGAAGGTGCCGGCCGACTGCGCGCCGGCGCCGTTGCCGGTCGGGGATGCGCCGTGA
- a CDS encoding YcaO-like family protein encodes MSRSAVDAAEPGTPTLSSHLLHGAARPRCGLVRPAQAIDASACDWTGPLFEGRRVHNAATPADPANPWQGVSGAVALDADAAADGAVAEALERLAAAQAGFEVRRRDALTPAQRLDESAFALFSTRQRATPGFPWPMPEHDGDLFAAVHALDDNREAWVPQELVGLGPRSGVARVPSTSSGLAAWRDGRDGAWLALLRAAQELLERDALAVTWLNGVAGRRIALPAHWHAHVDARGGELQAFDLTQHWNPHPVIAVAGGMPFDGRPRYVLGIACRADPGEALHKALLEWQQALTFAAHLCGRESARLPRDPAALRSFDEHAAFYTLRPELWPQLPLLRAADDSTLKLPPPGAAVRPAAPRAIAELDMLRRRLGSAGIALYYRELTTTDVAAAGLRVMRVLSPQLSGLHADERAPFLGGRCQDVAWRYPGVPHSGAFPTPFPHPLG; translated from the coding sequence ATGAGCCGCTCCGCCGTCGATGCGGCGGAGCCCGGAACGCCCACGCTGTCTTCGCACCTGCTGCATGGCGCGGCGCGTCCGCGCTGCGGTCTGGTGCGCCCGGCGCAGGCCATCGACGCCAGCGCCTGCGATTGGACCGGCCCGCTGTTCGAGGGACGGCGCGTACACAATGCGGCCACCCCGGCCGACCCGGCCAATCCCTGGCAGGGCGTGTCAGGCGCGGTCGCACTGGATGCCGATGCAGCCGCCGACGGCGCGGTCGCCGAGGCACTGGAGCGGCTGGCAGCGGCGCAGGCGGGATTCGAGGTGCGCCGCCGGGATGCGCTGACGCCCGCGCAACGCCTGGACGAATCGGCCTTCGCCTTGTTCTCGACACGCCAACGTGCGACCCCCGGCTTCCCGTGGCCGATGCCCGAACACGACGGCGATCTGTTCGCCGCGGTGCATGCGCTGGATGACAACCGCGAGGCCTGGGTGCCGCAGGAACTGGTGGGCCTCGGGCCGCGCAGTGGCGTGGCGCGCGTGCCGTCAACGTCCAGTGGGCTGGCGGCCTGGCGTGATGGTCGCGATGGCGCGTGGCTGGCGTTGCTGCGCGCGGCCCAGGAGCTGCTGGAGCGCGATGCGCTGGCAGTGACATGGCTCAATGGCGTGGCCGGCCGGCGCATCGCGCTGCCGGCGCACTGGCACGCCCATGTGGACGCGCGCGGGGGGGAACTGCAGGCGTTCGACCTGACCCAGCACTGGAACCCGCACCCGGTGATCGCGGTCGCCGGCGGCATGCCGTTCGACGGCCGCCCCCGCTACGTCCTCGGCATCGCCTGCCGCGCCGATCCGGGCGAGGCACTGCACAAAGCGCTGCTGGAATGGCAGCAGGCACTGACCTTTGCCGCGCATCTGTGCGGGCGCGAAAGCGCCCGGCTGCCGCGCGATCCCGCCGCCCTGCGCAGCTTCGACGAACATGCCGCCTTCTACACCCTGCGCCCGGAGCTGTGGCCGCAGCTGCCGCTGCTGCGGGCGGCGGACGACAGCACCTTGAAGCTGCCCCCGCCGGGCGCAGCGGTCCGCCCCGCCGCGCCGCGCGCGATTGCCGAGCTGGACATGCTGCGGCGCCGGCTCGGCAGTGCCGGCATTGCGCTGTACTACCGCGAGTTGACCACGACCGATGTGGCCGCGGCCGGACTGCGGGTGATGCGGGTGCTGTCGCCGCAGCTCAGTGGCCTGCATGCCGACGAGCGTGCACCGTTCCTCGGCGGCCGGTGCCAGGACGTGGCCTGGCGGTACCCCGGCGTGCCGCACAGCGGCGCGTTCCCCACTCCCTTTCCGCATCCGTTGGGCTGA
- a CDS encoding metal-dependent hydrolase produces the protein MDSLSQIVLGGAVAAVIAPAGHRRAALLAGAALGTLPDLDSLLLAFTAADPVALMTEHRSYSHSLLVLPWVAALIWWLFKRFGHGRVAQAPGRWFWAILLALVTHPLLDAFTVYGTQLWWPFTPAPTMWSSVFIIDPLYTVWLLIGCAVAWFARARPVAQKALVAGLVLSCGYLGWSLLAKHSVERQADRALAAMGLGDAPRFSVATPFNTLLWQVVAMTPSGYVIGERSLVADNGPMHFQGYPSNVQALRQAEAAGIPAVQRLQWFNRGFMRAQVVDGRLLLSDLRMGLEPDYTFTFAVARAQGGQWTAIVPEQLRPAYEGEQGRARVKQRFAQMWARIWQAPHGQAAAADSAAANTVR, from the coding sequence ATGGACTCCCTAAGCCAGATCGTACTGGGCGGCGCCGTTGCCGCCGTCATCGCCCCCGCCGGCCACCGCCGCGCCGCCCTGCTGGCCGGTGCTGCGCTGGGCACGCTGCCGGACCTGGATTCCCTGCTGCTGGCCTTCACCGCCGCCGACCCGGTGGCGCTGATGACCGAACATCGGAGCTATAGCCATTCGCTGCTGGTGCTGCCCTGGGTGGCCGCGCTGATCTGGTGGCTGTTCAAGCGCTTCGGCCATGGCCGGGTCGCGCAGGCACCGGGGCGCTGGTTCTGGGCGATCCTGCTGGCGCTGGTGACCCACCCGCTGCTGGACGCCTTCACCGTGTACGGCACCCAGCTGTGGTGGCCGTTCACCCCGGCGCCGACCATGTGGTCCAGCGTCTTCATCATCGACCCGCTGTACACCGTGTGGCTGCTGATCGGCTGCGCGGTGGCCTGGTTCGCCCGCGCCCGCCCGGTGGCGCAGAAGGCGCTGGTGGCCGGGCTGGTGCTCAGCTGCGGCTACCTGGGCTGGTCGCTGCTGGCCAAGCACAGCGTCGAGCGGCAGGCCGATCGCGCGCTGGCGGCGATGGGGCTGGGCGATGCGCCCCGCTTCTCGGTGGCCACCCCGTTCAACACGCTGCTCTGGCAGGTGGTGGCGATGACCCCCAGCGGCTACGTCATCGGCGAGCGCTCGCTGGTGGCCGACAACGGCCCGATGCATTTCCAGGGCTATCCCTCCAACGTGCAGGCGCTGCGCCAGGCCGAGGCGGCGGGCATTCCGGCGGTGCAGCGGCTGCAGTGGTTCAACCGGGGCTTCATGCGCGCCCAGGTGGTGGACGGCCGGTTGCTGCTCAGCGACCTGCGCATGGGCCTGGAGCCGGATTACACCTTCACCTTCGCAGTGGCGCGTGCGCAGGGCGGGCAGTGGACCGCCATCGTGCCCGAGCAGCTGCGCCCGGCCTACGAAGGCGAACAGGGCAGGGCGCGGGTGAAGCAGCGGTTCGCGCAGATGTGGGCGCGGATCTGGCAGGCGCCGCATGGTCAGGCGGCGGCCGCCGACAGCGCAGCGGCCAACACCGTGCGCTGA
- a CDS encoding glycosyltransferase, translated as MKIAVVIPCYKVTRHVMDVLAAIDDAVAAIYCVDDACPDGSGALIQATSTDPRVTVLFHPHNRGVGGAIKTGYQAAIADGMDILVKVDGDGQMDPALLMDFVAPIADGTADYTKGNRFWNLSHIRRMPLLRRVGNLMLSFMTKASSGYWQVFDPTNGYTAIHARVASHLRLDAVSDRYFFETDMLFRLNTIRAVVQDVAMDARYADETSNLRVSRILGEFAFKHVRNTLKRIGYNYFLRDLSIASLELIAGLGLLAFGSIFGLYHWIASASADVTTPVGTIMIVMVALISGLQFLLAFTGFDIANVPRQVLHRSIQVNRAAPPAARPR; from the coding sequence GTGAAGATCGCTGTCGTCATCCCCTGCTACAAGGTCACCCGCCATGTCATGGACGTGTTGGCGGCAATCGACGACGCCGTGGCCGCCATCTACTGCGTGGACGATGCCTGCCCCGATGGCAGTGGCGCGTTGATCCAGGCCACTTCCACTGACCCGCGCGTCACCGTGCTGTTCCATCCGCACAACCGCGGTGTCGGCGGGGCGATCAAGACCGGCTACCAGGCCGCCATCGCCGACGGAATGGACATTCTGGTCAAGGTCGACGGCGACGGTCAGATGGATCCGGCGCTGCTGATGGACTTCGTGGCACCCATTGCCGACGGCACGGCCGACTACACCAAGGGCAACCGTTTCTGGAACCTCAGCCATATCCGGCGCATGCCCCTGCTGCGGCGGGTGGGCAACCTGATGCTGTCGTTCATGACCAAGGCCTCGTCCGGCTACTGGCAGGTGTTCGACCCCACCAACGGCTACACCGCCATCCATGCCCGCGTGGCCAGCCATCTGCGCCTGGATGCGGTCAGCGACCGCTACTTCTTCGAGACCGACATGCTGTTCCGGCTCAACACCATCCGGGCCGTCGTCCAGGACGTCGCCATGGACGCGCGCTACGCCGATGAGACCAGCAACCTGCGCGTGAGCCGCATCCTCGGGGAATTTGCCTTCAAGCATGTGCGCAATACGCTCAAGCGCATCGGCTACAACTACTTCCTGCGCGACCTGTCCATCGCGTCACTGGAGCTGATTGCCGGCCTTGGCCTGCTCGCGTTCGGCAGCATCTTCGGCCTGTACCACTGGATCGCGTCGGCATCCGCCGATGTCACCACCCCGGTAGGCACCATCATGATCGTCATGGTCGCCCTCATTTCCGGGCTGCAGTTCCTGCTGGCCTTCACCGGTTTCGACATCGCCAACGTGCCGCGCCAGGTCCTGCACCGGTCCATCCAGGTCAACCGCGCAGCGCCGCCGGCGGCCCGACCGCGCTAA
- the metK gene encoding methionine adenosyltransferase, giving the protein MSSYLFTSESVSEGHPDKIADQISDAVLDAILAQDQRARVACETMVKTGVAIVAGEITTSAWIDLEALTRKVILDIGYDSSDVGFDGATCGVLNLIGKQSPHIAQGVDRKKPEEMGAGDQGLMFGYATNETDSYMPAAIHLSHRLVEQQAKIRKKKNSPLSWLRPDAKSQVTLRYENGAVSAIDAVVLSTQHAPGVKQKDLIEAVREEIIKPVLPAKWLHKGTKFHINPTGKFEIGGPVGDCGLTGRKIIVDTYGGWARHGGGAFSGKDPSKVDRSAAYAARYVAKNVVAAGLADRCEVQVSYAIGVAEPTSISVTTFGTGKISDDKIEKLIRKHFDLRPYGIIKMLDLIHPMYQQTAAYGHFGRKPKDFSYLNAAGETVNATAFSWEKTDRAAALRADAKLK; this is encoded by the coding sequence ATGTCCAGCTACCTGTTCACCTCCGAATCGGTCTCCGAAGGCCATCCGGACAAGATTGCCGACCAGATCTCCGATGCGGTGCTGGACGCGATCCTTGCCCAGGACCAGCGCGCCCGCGTGGCCTGCGAGACCATGGTCAAGACCGGCGTGGCGATCGTGGCCGGTGAAATCACCACCAGCGCCTGGATCGACCTGGAAGCCCTGACCCGCAAGGTGATCCTGGACATCGGCTACGACAGCTCCGACGTCGGCTTCGACGGCGCGACCTGCGGCGTGCTGAACCTGATCGGCAAGCAGTCCCCGCACATCGCCCAGGGCGTTGACCGCAAGAAGCCCGAAGAAATGGGCGCTGGCGACCAGGGCCTGATGTTCGGCTATGCCACCAACGAGACCGACAGCTACATGCCGGCCGCGATCCACCTGTCGCACCGTCTGGTCGAGCAGCAGGCCAAGATCCGCAAGAAGAAGAACTCGCCGCTGTCCTGGCTGCGCCCGGATGCCAAGAGCCAGGTCACCCTGCGCTATGAAAACGGCGCGGTCTCGGCCATCGACGCGGTCGTTCTGTCCACCCAGCACGCCCCGGGCGTGAAGCAGAAGGACCTCATCGAGGCCGTCCGCGAAGAGATCATCAAGCCGGTGCTGCCGGCCAAGTGGCTGCACAAGGGCACCAAGTTCCACATCAACCCGACCGGCAAGTTCGAGATCGGTGGCCCGGTGGGCGACTGCGGCCTGACCGGCCGCAAGATCATCGTGGACACCTACGGCGGCTGGGCCCGTCACGGTGGTGGTGCGTTCTCGGGCAAGGATCCGTCCAAGGTCGACCGTTCGGCCGCTTACGCTGCCCGTTACGTCGCCAAGAACGTGGTGGCTGCCGGTCTGGCCGACCGTTGCGAAGTGCAGGTCTCCTACGCCATCGGCGTGGCCGAGCCGACCTCGATCTCGGTCACCACCTTCGGCACCGGCAAGATCAGCGATGACAAGATCGAGAAGCTGATCCGCAAGCACTTCGACCTGCGCCCGTACGGCATCATCAAGATGCTGGACCTGATCCACCCGATGTACCAGCAGACTGCCGCCTACGGTCACTTCGGCCGCAAGCCGAAGGACTTCAGCTACCTCAACGCTGCTGGCGAAACCGTCAACGCGACCGCCTTCTCCTGGGAGAAGACCGATCGCGCCGCCGCCCTGCGTGCGGATGCGAAGTTGAAATAA
- a CDS encoding acyl-CoA thioesterase, with amino-acid sequence MSEFKSNQLSMTVLMSPEMANFSGKVHGGAILRLLDQVAYACASRYAGRYVVTLSVDQVMFRQPIAVGELVTFLASVNYTGTSSMEIGVKVVAEDILKRSVRHANSCFFTMVAVDEDGKPTAVPPLQLETSDERRRHAAALIRRQLREEMEQRHLELLASNPPSPE; translated from the coding sequence ATGTCCGAATTCAAATCCAACCAGCTGTCCATGACGGTGTTGATGTCGCCGGAGATGGCCAATTTCTCCGGCAAGGTCCACGGCGGCGCGATCCTGCGGCTGCTCGACCAGGTCGCCTATGCCTGCGCCAGCCGCTATGCCGGCCGCTACGTGGTCACCCTCTCGGTGGACCAGGTGATGTTCCGCCAGCCGATCGCGGTCGGCGAGCTGGTCACCTTCCTGGCCTCGGTCAACTACACCGGCACCTCGTCGATGGAGATCGGGGTCAAGGTGGTGGCCGAGGACATCCTCAAGCGCAGCGTGCGCCACGCCAACAGCTGCTTCTTCACCATGGTCGCGGTGGACGAAGATGGCAAACCCACCGCGGTGCCGCCGCTGCAACTGGAGACCAGCGACGAACGCCGCCGCCACGCCGCCGCGCTGATCCGCCGGCAGCTGCGCGAAGAGATGGAGCAGCGCCATCTGGAGTTGCTGGCGTCCAACCCGCCGTCGCCGGAGTAA
- a CDS encoding SagB/ThcOx family dehydrogenase codes for MPSPPSPWHDAPLFHLFWHNGELNPARAEVMRTRIAEDAARPWSPPRPMHAAAGIALPDPVHPGDALAQRHSGRRFGDARWGAQELGRVLAPLRARPGDSDTRRLPSGGAKYPIQAYAALYGADDAIAADQGICWYDPLQHALVPVAPCPAWPALARLLGVDWSERPAAVLFLIAEPAGTLTKYGERGGRFVLIEAGVWLGALGQQVAAMNAAGCAIGSFEDAAVLALLGLDPQRHLAVLAYACGPAL; via the coding sequence ATGCCGTCACCGCCCTCCCCCTGGCACGATGCCCCGCTGTTCCATCTGTTCTGGCACAACGGCGAACTCAATCCAGCGCGCGCCGAGGTGATGCGCACGCGCATCGCCGAAGATGCCGCACGCCCCTGGTCGCCACCCCGCCCGATGCATGCGGCCGCCGGCATCGCCCTGCCGGACCCGGTGCATCCCGGTGACGCCCTGGCGCAGCGCCACAGTGGCCGCCGCTTCGGTGACGCACGCTGGGGCGCGCAGGAGCTGGGCCGCGTGCTCGCCCCGCTGCGGGCCCGACCCGGCGACAGTGACACCCGGCGCCTGCCGTCCGGTGGGGCCAAGTATCCGATCCAGGCCTATGCCGCGCTGTACGGCGCCGACGATGCGATCGCCGCAGACCAGGGCATCTGCTGGTACGACCCGCTGCAGCATGCGCTGGTGCCGGTGGCGCCCTGCCCCGCGTGGCCAGCGCTGGCCAGGTTGCTTGGGGTGGACTGGTCGGAGCGGCCGGCGGCCGTGCTGTTCCTGATCGCCGAGCCGGCCGGCACGCTGACCAAGTACGGCGAGCGCGGTGGCCGCTTCGTGTTGATCGAGGCCGGGGTCTGGTTGGGCGCGCTCGGGCAGCAAGTGGCCGCGATGAACGCCGCCGGCTGCGCGATCGGCTCCTTTGAGGATGCCGCGGTGCTGGCCCTGCTCGGGCTCGACCCACAGCGGCATCTGGCCGTGTTGGCCTATGCGTGTGGTCCGGCGCTTTGA
- the dusB gene encoding tRNA dihydrouridine synthase DusB codes for MQIGPYNIRPNVVLAPMAGVTDKPFRLLCKRLGAGLAASEMTISDPRFWTTRKSLHRMDHAGEPDPISVQIAGTEPQQLADAARYNVDHGAQIIDINMGCPAKKVCNAWAGSALMRDEELVARILTAVVQAVDVPVTLKIRTGWDCDHRNGPRIAHIAEDSGIAALAVHGRTRDQHYTGQAEYETIAAIKAALRIPVLANGDIDSPQKAAHVLAVTGVDAVMIGRAAQGRPWIFREVAHYLATGELLAPPSLDEVRDILLGHLHALHDFYGEPQGVRIARKHLGWYAKDRPENAAFRAVVNRADDAASQIALTTDYFNALSAGLPLAHATTDAHVAVAL; via the coding sequence ATGCAGATTGGCCCCTACAACATCCGGCCCAACGTGGTGCTGGCGCCGATGGCCGGTGTCACCGACAAGCCCTTCCGCCTGCTGTGCAAACGGCTGGGCGCGGGCTTGGCCGCCTCGGAGATGACCATCTCCGACCCGCGCTTCTGGACCACCCGCAAGTCCCTCCACCGCATGGACCATGCCGGCGAGCCGGACCCGATCAGCGTGCAGATCGCCGGCACCGAGCCGCAGCAGCTGGCCGACGCGGCGCGCTACAACGTGGACCACGGCGCGCAGATCATCGACATCAACATGGGCTGCCCGGCCAAGAAGGTCTGCAACGCGTGGGCCGGGTCGGCGCTGATGCGCGATGAAGAACTGGTGGCGCGCATCCTCACTGCCGTGGTGCAGGCGGTGGACGTGCCGGTGACGCTGAAGATCCGCACCGGCTGGGACTGCGACCATCGCAACGGCCCACGCATCGCGCATATCGCCGAAGACAGCGGCATTGCCGCGCTGGCGGTGCATGGGCGCACGCGCGACCAGCACTACACCGGCCAGGCCGAGTACGAAACCATCGCCGCGATCAAGGCCGCGCTGCGCATTCCGGTGCTGGCCAACGGCGATATCGATTCGCCGCAGAAGGCGGCCCACGTGCTCGCCGTGACCGGGGTGGATGCGGTGATGATCGGCCGCGCCGCGCAGGGCCGGCCCTGGATCTTCCGCGAAGTGGCGCATTACCTGGCCACCGGTGAACTGCTCGCCCCGCCTTCGCTGGACGAGGTGCGCGACATCCTGCTGGGCCACCTGCACGCGCTGCACGACTTCTACGGCGAGCCGCAGGGCGTGCGCATCGCGCGCAAGCACCTGGGCTGGTACGCCAAGGACCGGCCGGAAAATGCCGCCTTCCGCGCGGTGGTCAACCGCGCTGACGACGCGGCCAGCCAGATCGCGCTGACCACCGACTACTTCAACGCGCTCTCCGCCGGCCTGCCGCTTGCCCACGCCACTACCGACGCGCACGTTGCCGTTGCCCTTTGA
- a CDS encoding methyltransferase domain-containing protein, translating into MTPPITAPTYLHGFSDTEQHRLVTQARLFESSIFSGIDYSNAQRLLEVGSGVGAQTEILLRRFPELHVTGVDLSQAQLDTARANLEKTPWCSERYTLQQADAGDLPFGPRQFDSAFLCWVLEHVPSPARVLSEVRRVLAPGSPVYITEVMNASFLLDPYSPHIWRYWMAFNDFQYDHGGDPFVGAKLGNLLLAGGFRDVHTEIKTIHLDNREPARRKTMIAFWEQLLLSAADPLLEAGLVDRDTVDGMRREFSLVQNDPNAVFFFSFVQARATVY; encoded by the coding sequence ATGACCCCGCCGATCACCGCCCCCACCTACCTGCACGGTTTTTCCGATACCGAGCAGCACCGCCTGGTCACCCAGGCCCGTCTGTTCGAATCGAGCATCTTCAGCGGCATCGACTACAGCAACGCCCAGCGGCTGCTGGAAGTGGGCAGCGGCGTCGGCGCGCAGACCGAGATCCTGCTGCGCCGCTTCCCCGAGCTGCACGTCACCGGGGTGGACCTGAGCCAGGCGCAGCTGGATACCGCACGCGCCAACCTGGAAAAGACCCCGTGGTGCAGCGAGCGGTACACCCTGCAGCAGGCCGATGCCGGCGACCTGCCGTTCGGCCCGCGCCAGTTCGATTCGGCGTTCCTGTGCTGGGTGCTGGAACATGTGCCGTCACCGGCGCGCGTGCTCAGCGAAGTGCGCCGCGTGCTCGCGCCGGGCTCGCCGGTGTACATCACCGAAGTGATGAACGCCTCGTTCCTGCTCGACCCGTACTCGCCGCACATCTGGCGCTACTGGATGGCGTTCAATGATTTCCAGTACGACCACGGGGGCGACCCGTTCGTCGGCGCCAAGCTCGGCAACCTGCTGCTGGCCGGCGGCTTCCGCGACGTGCACACCGAGATCAAGACCATCCACCTGGACAACCGCGAGCCGGCGCGGCGCAAGACCATGATCGCGTTCTGGGAACAGCTGCTGCTGTCGGCGGCCGACCCGCTGCTGGAGGCCGGGCTGGTCGATCGCGACACCGTGGACGGCATGCGTCGGGAATTCAGCCTGGTCCAGAACGACCCCAACGCGGTGTTCTTCTTCTCGTTCGTGCAGGCACGCGCCACCGTTTACTGA